The following are encoded together in the Plasmodium brasilianum strain Bolivian I chromosome 10, whole genome shotgun sequence genome:
- a CDS encoding methyltransferase encodes MNYVKLSLHSYPVKCYGKTYKVSNTLKLKGIGLKSLDEEEIRNIFKKLDIRCMAYLVDKEDIIYLEFYKKKECSQIFSFFNKNAVLMNNITVKAEYVNIRYNVKEDAPSVYVKDYTVLTRCSSDGISIYNDAIDQKHSDEIIRNYENESWLKYTNNNGNASFMLVQITRWNSITRACTVRLTTCTPVFTKYKTTTKQINVGHYFCRSTPNKIYKSYCIKEFTAFFSPEFLKHIISLLNNKQPNQVSILKCHTKKSIEYVIESSYIFEDEIAFLVLHNELPMSFLDIMNERKINLLMPKNALLRIKGKLRYEFLFGVPKKKTINLEDTVVDRKDSFLLIFRYINENNLKNMLIQNSYKKEIIKDEKQEKTCIPINVNDYTSDSLEKTYVLDVYNQIAQHFCYTRYKSWNNVENIINEEKEGNVILDVGCGNGKNVKGSCKYFFIGLDFSYYLLKLAQRKCNTDLFLANCVNIPLKSSVADLCISVAVIHHIGTHEKRKRAVSEMVRCTKIGGRVLIYVWAYEQQENVVGNRKFDSQDIFVPWYLQPNHKIEANEEQIQQCQPVKKDLLKLQRYYHVFKKEELYELCQSIRGVFIEDFFFDCNNWAVLLRKVC; translated from the exons ATGAATTATGTAAAACTGTCCTTGCATTCTTACCCTGTCAA GTGCTATGGAAAAACATACAAAGTATCAAACACTTTAAAACTTAAAGGAATAGGTTTGAAGAGTTTGGACGAAGAAGAAATACGAAATATCTTTAAGAAACTTGACATAAGATGTATGGCTTACTTAGTTGACAAGGAAGACATCATATACTTGgaattttacaaaaagaaGGAATGCTCGCAGATATTTAGCTTTTTCAATAAA AATGCTGTATTGATGAACAACATAACTGTTAAAGCAGAATATGTAAACATAAGATATAATGTTAAAGAAGATGCTCCTAGTGTGTATGTAAAGGATTACACTGTGTTAACCAGATGCAGCAGCGATGGTATTTCCATTTATAACGATGCAATTGATCAGAAGCATTCTGATGAAATTATTCGAAATTATGAAAACGAAAGTTGGCTTAAGTACacaaataataatggtaatGCTTCCTTCATGTTAGTGCAGATAACCAGATGGAACAGCATCACACGAGCGTGCACTGTTAGGTTAACCACATGCACTCcagtttttacaaaatacaAAACTACCACAAAAC AGATCAACGTGGGACATTACTTTTGTCGGAGTACACCgaacaaaatttataagtCTTACTGCATTAAGGAATTTACAGCATTTTTTTCTCCTGAGTTTTTAAAGCATATTAtaagtttattaaataataaacaacCTAATCAGGTTTCCATTTTGAAATGTCATACCAAAAAGTCTATCGAGTACGTCATCGAGTCGAGTTACATATTTGAG GATGAAATAGCCTTCTTAGTCCTACACAACGAATTGCCAATGTCCTTCCTTGATATCATGAATG aaagaaaaataaacttGTTAATGCCAAAAAATGCCTTGCTCAGAATTAAAGGCAAATTGAGATATGAATTTCTATTCGGAGTtccaaagaaaaaaacaataaatctGGAAGACACA GTTGTAGACCGAAAGGACAGCTTCTTACTCATTTTTCGATATATCAACGAAAacaacttaaaaaatatgttaattcAAAATAGCTACAAAAAGGAGATTATTAAAGACGAGAAGCAGGAAAAAACGTGTATCCCAATAAATGTAAACGATTACACCTCTGATAGTTTGGAAAAGACGTACGTCCTTGATGTTTACAATCAAATAGCTCAACATTTCTGTTATACCAG ATACAAATCGTGGAATAATGTGgagaatattattaatgaagAAAAGGAAGGTAATGTTATCTTAGATGTTGGTTGTGGAAACGGAAAGAATGTAAAAGGatcatgtaaatatttttttataggtTTAGATTTTagctattatttattaaaattagcTCAGAGAAAATGTAACACGGATTTATTTTTGGCTAACTGTGTTAATATACCCTTAAAATCaa GCGTAGCCGATCTATGCATCTCTGTGGCGGTTATCCATCATATTGGCACGCACGAAAAGAG AAAACGAGCTGTGTCCGAGATGGTACGATGCACCAAAATTGGCGGAAGGGTTTTAATATACGTTTG GGCTTACGAGCAGCAAGAAAATGTGGTTGGAAACAGGAAATTCGATTCCCAAGATA TCTTTGTGCCATGGTATTTGCAACCCAATCACAAAATAGAAGCGAATGAAGAACAAATCCAACAATGTCAGCCCGTAAAAAAAG ACCTTTTAAAATTGCAGAGATACTACCacgtttttaaaaaagaggaGTTGTATGAATTATGTCAAAGTATAAGAGGAGTGTTTATTGAAGATTTCTTTTTTGATTGTAACAACTGGGCAGTTCTACTACGAAAAGTTTGTTAA